A stretch of Desulfarculaceae bacterium DNA encodes these proteins:
- a CDS encoding 1-acyl-sn-glycerol-3-phosphate acyltransferase — protein MRYVWSAWAILWLLILTIPLCSLVLIGYGLGVNEHKLQWAARWWARLLMGGIGCRVRIRGLENLEAGATYVFAGNHASSLDIPGLQAVLPKNFRWVAKKELFDIPLFGAALKAVGDIPLDRSAGRQALQSLIEAARRVSRDTSVVIFPEGTRSRDGELLPFKSGGFLLAIKSGRPVVPFFLKGTHEALVDDSLLLDPGPIEVILGTPIPAEGMRAEAREEMAALVRERILALKRGEEAAPVDSPGSAA, from the coding sequence TTGCGCTATGTCTGGTCCGCTTGGGCAATCCTCTGGCTGCTTATTCTTACCATACCCCTGTGCTCGCTGGTGCTCATCGGCTATGGCCTGGGGGTGAACGAGCACAAGCTGCAATGGGCCGCCCGCTGGTGGGCCCGCCTGCTCATGGGAGGCATCGGCTGTAGGGTGCGCATCCGGGGCCTGGAAAACCTGGAGGCGGGGGCCACCTACGTCTTCGCGGGCAACCACGCCTCGTCCCTGGACATCCCCGGCTTGCAGGCGGTCTTGCCCAAAAACTTCCGCTGGGTGGCCAAAAAGGAGCTTTTCGATATACCCCTTTTCGGCGCGGCGCTCAAGGCGGTGGGCGACATACCCCTGGACCGCTCGGCCGGACGCCAGGCCTTGCAGAGCCTCATCGAGGCGGCCCGGCGGGTTAGCCGGGACACCAGCGTGGTCATCTTCCCGGAGGGCACCCGCTCCCGCGACGGCGAGCTCTTGCCCTTCAAGAGCGGCGGGTTCCTCCTGGCCATCAAGTCGGGCCGCCCGGTGGTGCCCTTTTTTCTCAAGGGCACCCACGAGGCCCTGGTGGACGACAGCCTGTTGTTGGACCCCGGCCCCATAGAGGTGATCCTGGGCACGCCCATTCCGGCCGAGGGGATGCGGGCCGAGGCGCGTGAGGAGATGGCCGCCCTGGTGCGGGAGCGAATCCTGGCCTTGAAACGCGGCGAGGAAGCGGCTCCGGTTGACAGCCCCGGAAGCGCCGCCTAG
- a CDS encoding single-stranded DNA-binding protein, with translation MARGINKVILIGNLGADPELKYTATGTPVCTFRLATSESFKDREGNQQERTEWHRIVAWAKLGEIAAQYLSKGRQVYIEGSIRTRSWEDQSGERKYMTEIVARDIQFLGGGGQGGGQGGGGNYGGGGGGSYGGGGGGGGGNDFGGPPPPDDDIPF, from the coding sequence ATGGCGCGTGGCATCAATAAAGTCATTCTCATCGGCAACCTGGGCGCGGACCCGGAATTGAAGTATACCGCAACCGGCACCCCGGTGTGCACCTTCCGCCTGGCCACCAGCGAATCCTTCAAGGACCGCGAGGGCAACCAGCAGGAGCGCACCGAGTGGCACCGCATCGTGGCCTGGGCCAAGCTGGGCGAGATCGCGGCCCAGTACCTGTCCAAGGGCCGCCAGGTCTATATCGAGGGGTCCATCCGCACCCGCTCCTGGGAGGACCAGAGCGGCGAGCGCAAGTACATGACCGAGATCGTGGCCCGGGACATCCAGTTCCTGGGCGGCGGCGGCCAGGGCGGCGGCCAGGGCGGCGGCGGCAACTACGGCGGCGGCGGCGGCGGAAGCTACGGCGGCGGCGGTGGCGGCGGTGGCGGCAACGACTTCGGCGGACCGCCCCCTCCGGACGACGACATCCCCTTCTAG
- a CDS encoding glycosyltransferase family 2 protein: MPSPLVSVIMPVYNQEPYLREAVDSVLAQTWRDFELLVVNDGSSDRSREIVLSYRDPRVRLIDNPRNLGLASARNAGLRQARGSYIAMADGDDISLPQRLAKQVAFLEQHPDLDACSVGMAFFGEPTPSTGWVVANDPEQAKVNLLFFCPLPHTPIMYSRSLQREAGLYYDPTYDFAEDYEFLYRFCQVGRVGSLTEVLYLYRQHPRQISVANRDAQGRDSDRIRAMILRDLGLSPTPAELKLHSLVSTNRFQGPAAEPAAVTAWLGKLYAAVSPNPQYQQAKLRQSLWNIWLSFCLSRPVPQGLACLGRVFQSPLSSALGGRGPAGAKMLLYYPYLKLRCGPP, translated from the coding sequence TTGCCCTCCCCGCTCGTCAGCGTGATCATGCCGGTGTACAACCAGGAGCCCTATTTGCGCGAGGCCGTGGACAGCGTCCTGGCCCAGACCTGGCGCGACTTCGAACTCCTGGTGGTCAATGACGGCTCCAGCGACCGCAGCCGGGAGATAGTCCTATCCTACCGCGACCCACGGGTGCGGCTCATCGACAACCCCCGCAACCTGGGCCTGGCCTCGGCCCGCAACGCCGGGCTACGTCAGGCGCGCGGCTCCTACATCGCCATGGCCGACGGGGACGACATCAGCCTGCCCCAGAGGCTGGCCAAACAGGTCGCTTTTCTGGAGCAACACCCGGACCTGGACGCTTGCAGCGTGGGCATGGCCTTTTTCGGAGAGCCGACCCCGTCCACCGGCTGGGTTGTGGCCAACGACCCGGAGCAGGCCAAGGTGAACCTGCTCTTCTTCTGCCCCCTGCCCCACACCCCCATCATGTACAGCCGCTCCCTGCAACGCGAAGCGGGGCTCTACTACGACCCCACGTATGACTTTGCCGAGGACTATGAGTTCCTCTATCGTTTTTGCCAAGTGGGCCGGGTCGGCTCCCTGACCGAGGTGCTCTACCTCTACCGGCAGCATCCCCGGCAGATCAGCGTGGCCAACCGCGATGCCCAGGGCCGGGACTCGGACCGCATCCGCGCCATGATCCTGCGCGATTTGGGCCTGAGCCCCACCCCGGCGGAGCTGAAGCTGCACTCGCTGGTCTCCACCAACCGCTTCCAGGGGCCTGCCGCCGAGCCCGCTGCCGTGACCGCCTGGCTGGGCAAGCTCTATGCGGCCGTGTCGCCCAACCCGCAATACCAGCAGGCCAAGTTGCGTCAGAGCCTATGGAATATCTGGCTGTCCTTTTGCCTTTCCCGGCCCGTGCCGCAGGGCCTGGCCTGCCTGGGGCGCGTGTTTCAAAGCCCTCTGTCCTCCGCGCTGGGCGGGCGGGGGCCGGCAGGGGCCAAAATGCTGTTATACTACCCCTACCTGAAACTTCGTTGCGGTCCGCCGTAG
- a CDS encoding threonylcarbamoyl-AMP synthase, whose product MILEINPEHPQPRRIAQVVDALEAGGVVAYPTDTIYGLGCDIHNKKALKRLHQIKRQAESKPFSFICPDLSYISRYALVTNYAYKTLKRLLPGPYTFILTGSREVPGMMLTRRKTAGIRVPDHPICLAIVEALGHPLASASATDPEGNELMTPWEIDDALGHALDLIVDGGPVPGVASSVISLVDDEPEVIRAGAGPVDEFLV is encoded by the coding sequence GTGATCCTGGAGATAAATCCAGAGCATCCCCAGCCCCGCCGCATCGCCCAGGTGGTGGATGCCCTTGAGGCCGGCGGGGTGGTGGCCTATCCCACGGACACCATCTACGGCCTGGGCTGCGACATTCACAACAAGAAGGCCCTGAAGCGCCTGCACCAGATCAAGCGCCAGGCCGAATCCAAGCCCTTTTCCTTCATCTGTCCGGACCTCAGCTATATCAGCCGCTACGCCCTGGTGACCAACTACGCCTACAAGACCTTAAAGCGCCTCTTGCCCGGACCCTACACCTTCATCCTCACCGGCAGCCGCGAGGTGCCGGGCATGATGCTCACTAGGCGCAAGACGGCGGGCATCCGCGTGCCGGACCATCCCATCTGCCTGGCCATCGTGGAGGCCCTGGGCCATCCCCTGGCCAGCGCCAGCGCCACCGACCCCGAGGGCAACGAGCTGATGACCCCCTGGGAGATCGACGACGCCCTGGGCCACGCCCTGGACCTGATCGTGGACGGCGGCCCGGTGCCCGGGGTGGCCTCCAGCGTCATCAGCCTGGTGGACGACGAGCCCGAGGTGATCCGCGCCGGAGCCGGCCCGGTGGACGAGTTCCTGGTCTAG
- a CDS encoding MFS transporter, translating to MTNRLPMESAMPETSAHNPAAQPEYNRGMALAGIGVSAFMGTMDISIVNITLPTLMQQLGVGLAVIEWVVVSYALVITSLMLGAARLGDMFGKKRIYLWGIVVFGVGSGLCGLAPGAYSLIAFRGLQALGAVMMQALGMGILTEMFPASQRGRVLGIMGTAVSLGLAVGPPLGGLLIATVGWRAIFLVNLPVCVLSWFMVARYVPQGWRGSGGERFDVPGAVLLFASLVCYALGMTVGQHHGFGIGAAPVLLGASLLGLLLFVWVEHRSQQPMMPLVLFKAPEFGLGLVMGWVAFLILGGVFILPVYLEVAEGYSPLQVGFFMLVVPVSMGISSPLAGWFADRFGHRPVSLLGLVLLVGGCVALSGLHLNISPWEYILRVLPIGLGLGLFQAPNNSAIMGHAPLERLGMASGLVSLSRTLGNTSGVPLMGAVFSLYFLAAAPAADQGNLMAAPPEALVAGVAGGYHVAAWLGTSSILVGVIAWWLESRREKRAAAAE from the coding sequence TTGACCAACCGCCTGCCCATGGAAAGCGCCATGCCCGAGACATCAGCTCACAACCCAGCTGCGCAACCGGAATACAACCGGGGCATGGCCCTGGCCGGCATCGGGGTGAGCGCGTTCATGGGCACCATGGACATCAGCATCGTGAACATCACTCTGCCCACCTTGATGCAGCAGCTCGGCGTGGGCCTGGCGGTGATCGAGTGGGTGGTGGTCTCCTACGCCCTGGTCATCACCTCGCTGATGCTGGGCGCCGCCCGACTGGGCGACATGTTCGGCAAAAAGCGCATCTACCTATGGGGCATCGTGGTCTTCGGGGTGGGCTCGGGCCTGTGCGGCCTGGCCCCGGGGGCCTACAGCCTCATTGCCTTTCGGGGCCTGCAAGCCCTGGGCGCGGTGATGATGCAGGCCTTGGGCATGGGCATCCTCACCGAGATGTTCCCAGCCTCCCAGCGGGGCAGGGTATTGGGCATCATGGGCACCGCGGTGTCCCTGGGCCTGGCGGTGGGGCCGCCCCTGGGCGGGCTGCTCATCGCCACGGTGGGCTGGCGGGCCATCTTCCTGGTGAACCTGCCGGTGTGCGTCCTCTCCTGGTTCATGGTGGCCCGCTACGTGCCCCAAGGCTGGCGCGGCTCGGGCGGGGAGCGCTTCGACGTGCCAGGCGCGGTTTTGTTGTTCGCCTCGCTGGTGTGCTACGCCCTGGGCATGACTGTGGGGCAGCACCACGGCTTCGGGATCGGCGCGGCCCCGGTGCTATTGGGGGCCAGCCTGCTGGGCCTGCTCTTGTTCGTGTGGGTGGAGCACCGCAGCCAGCAGCCCATGATGCCCCTGGTGCTCTTCAAGGCCCCGGAGTTCGGCCTGGGCCTGGTCATGGGCTGGGTCGCCTTTCTCATCCTGGGCGGGGTGTTCATCCTTCCGGTGTATCTGGAGGTGGCCGAGGGCTACTCGCCCTTGCAGGTGGGCTTCTTCATGCTGGTGGTGCCGGTGAGCATGGGCATCAGCTCTCCCCTGGCCGGATGGTTCGCCGACCGTTTCGGCCACCGCCCGGTTAGCCTTTTGGGCCTGGTGCTCCTGGTGGGCGGCTGCGTGGCCCTCAGCGGCCTGCATCTGAACATCTCGCCCTGGGAGTACATCCTGCGGGTGCTGCCCATCGGCCTGGGCCTGGGCCTGTTCCAGGCGCCCAACAACAGCGCCATCATGGGCCACGCCCCCCTGGAGCGCCTGGGCATGGCCTCGGGCCTGGTGTCGCTCTCGCGCACCCTGGGCAACACCTCGGGCGTGCCCCTGATGGGCGCGGTGTTCAGCCTGTACTTCCTGGCCGCCGCGCCCGCGGCCGACCAGGGCAACCTCATGGCCGCGCCGCCCGAGGCCCTGGTGGCCGGCGTGGCCGGGGGCTATCACGTGGCCGCCTGGCTGGGCACCAGCAGCATCCTGGTGGGAGTCATTGCCTGGTGGCTGGAGAGCCGCCGGGAAAAGCGCGCCGCCGCCGCCGAATAA